The following proteins are encoded in a genomic region of Phragmites australis chromosome 9, lpPhrAust1.1, whole genome shotgun sequence:
- the LOC133928691 gene encoding protein EARLY RESPONSIVE TO DEHYDRATION 15-like has translation MAVVSGGNGGGRLNPWAEPFVPSGVRYRGLQTAEAEAEAEQEVEDFSPEWWRLVAASPAFRDCWLRDYGALGLLDVADDLDDDTEVDSFLPDDLFSPPPLHRDGEREEGAAGKRGVSLEVAAWGIDKWWRAHGSPPEAPRYAEKAPRKVAGGARVSPRPIQQPR, from the exons ATGGCGGTGGTGAGCGGCGGTAACGGTGGCGGGAGGCTGAACCCCTGGGCGGAGCCGTTCGTGCCGTCCGGGGTCCGGTACCGCGGCCTGCagacggcggaggcggaggcggaggcggagcagGAGGTGGAGGACTTCTCCCCCGAGTGGTGGCGCCTAgtcgccgcctccccggccTTCCGCGACTGCTGGCTCCGCGACTACGGCGCCCTCGGCCTCCTCGACGTCGCCGACGATCTGGACGACGACACGGAAGTTGACAGCTTCCTCCCCGACGACCTCTTCTCCCCTCCGCCGCTGCACCGTG ATGGCGAGCGGGAGGAAGGCGCAGCCGGCAAGAGAGGTGTCAGCCTTGAGGTGGCGGCGTGGGGGATCGACAAGTGGTGGCGGGCGCACGGCTCGCCGCCGGAGGCCCCACGGTACGCGGAGAAGGCGCCGAGGAAGGTTGCCGGCGGCGCCAGAGTGAGCCCCCGCCCCATCCAGCAGCCACGCTGA
- the LOC133928029 gene encoding uncharacterized protein LOC133928029 yields MQAMQNELRTLRQAAFAAGVVPIGVAACVAPVADGPSYVEDKMEAFDVLAHDRVHFGTQLLKGEAQIWWKGVQSARTAAHGLLTWHEFVRQFERRFYLVTFLNRMKIDLNAYMQDKKSVAEYEVGFNQIVRFVPHVAHDEVEKAKHFHQGLKHSICQVLGAFPAVDFCTTVEQALGVEMQQMYTADLQKSLDGEQSRGQSDRKDHSGDPVHKKGKFQRLQPYHSKSSQSSASGGSTPQYRAIPKPGMGLISQPIVVSSTRGLISSSSVCPGCAIHLADEAFVANLVVIPLEHFDVILGMDWLTQYQAVISCFWKTVSLQSGILLPMVVGRKVALQVDNIPVLCRYLNVFPDELPSVPPERDAVFEIKLVPGTQPIYRTMYRMAPVEQVELKKQLDDLLSKGFIRPSKSPWAFAVLFGEKKDGTKRLCVDYRALNQVTVKNKYPLPRIDALFDQLRGAKVFSKTDLNSRYHQIRIKEEDIEKTSFIMRNVINQHGITVDPKDVASVDFSSIAKPMTKLTEKGVPFIWTDDCEVSFRTLKDKLVNAPILVLPESGKHMLR; encoded by the exons ATGCAGGCAATGCAGAATGAGCTGAGGACGTTGAGGCAGGCTGCCTTTGCTGCTGGCGTAGTCCCTATTGGCGTTGCTGCTTGCGTTGCTCCTGTTGCAGATGGTCCT TCGTATGTGGAGGACAAGATGGAGGCTTttgatgtgttggctcacgatcGTGTTCATTTTGGGACACAACTGTTGAAGGGTGAGGCACAGATCTGGTGGAAGGGTGTGCAGTCAGCTCGCACGGCTGCACATGGCCTATTGACTTGGCACGAGTTTGTCAGGCAGTTTGAGAGGAGGTTCTACCTGGTGACTTTCCTGAATAGGATGAAGATTGATCTGAATGCCTATATGCAGGATAAGAAGTCAGTTGCAGAGTATGAAGTGGGCTTCAATCAGATTGTCCGCTTTGTCCCACACGTGGCCCATGATGAGGTAGAGAAGGCAAAACACTTTCACCAAGGTCTCAAGCATTCGATCTGCCAAGTGTTGGGTGCTTTTCCAGCGGTGGACTTCTGCACTACAGTGGAACAGGCTTTGGGTGTGGAGATGCAGCAAATGTACACTGCTGACTTACAGAAGTCTTTAGATGGTGAGCAGTCTCGCGGTCAGAGCGATAGGAAGGACCATTCTGGTGACCCTGTTCATAAGAAGGGGAAGTTCCAGCGTCTCCAACCATACCACAGCAAGTCTTCTCAGTCCAGTGCTTCAGGAGGGAGCACACCTCAGTACCGGGCTATTCCTAAGCCTGGCATGGGGCTG ATTAGTCAGCCTATTGTGGTCAGTTCTACTAGAGGTCTTATATCCAGTTCTTCTGTTTGCCCCGGTTGTGCTATTCATCTTGCTGACGAAGCCTTTGTTGCTAATCTGGTGGTGATTCCTTTGGAGCATTTTGATGTTATTCTTGGCATGGATTGGCTTACTCAGTATCAAGCTGTTATCTCCTGTTTCTGGAAGACAGTCTCTTTACAG TCTGGCATTCTTTTACCGATGGTTGTTGGTCGCAAGGTTGCCTTGCAAGTGGACAATATCCCAGTGCTGTGTCGCTACCTCAATGTTTTTCCTGATGAACTTCCAAGTGTGCCCCCTGAGCGTGATGCGGTTTTTGAGATCAAGTTGGTTCCTGGAACGCAGCCTATCTATAGAACTATGTATCGGATGGCTCCAGTGGAGcaggtggagttgaagaagcagctgGATGATCTTCTTTCTAAGGGCTTCATCAGACCTAGTAAGTCACCTTGGGCTTTTGCGGTGCTATTTGgggagaagaaggatggcactaAGAGGCTATGTGTGGACTATCGTGCTCTTAATCAGGTGAccgtcaagaataagtatcctttGCCTCGTATCGATGCTCTCTTTGATCAGTTAAGAGGTGCTAAAGTGTTTTCCAAGACTGATTTGAACTCTAGATACCACCAGATAAGGATTAAGGAGGAGGATATCGAGAAGACTTCTTTTATTATGAG GAATGTGATTAATCAACATGGTATTACTGTTGATCCTAAGGATGTTGCTTCAGTG GACTTCTCTAGTATTGCAAAGCCAATGACCAAGCTTACTGAGAAGGGTGTTCCTTTTATTTGGACTGATGATTGTGAGGTCAGTTTCCGGACTCTGAAGGATAAGTTGGTGAATGCCCCTATTCTAGTTTTACCTGAGAGTGGCAAGCATATGTTGAGGTAG